In Pectobacterium brasiliense, the genomic stretch GGCGTATTTATCCAGCAGCGTGCTGAGCACCTGCTGCGCCGGTTGTGCATATTTCGTAAAATAGTTACGTTTACGCACATTGGCCGCGCGTTCCTGACGCGTTAACGGCGGCTGACCGTACACCACATGACAGAGTAAATCAAACGGGTCGAGATCTTTACCCACCTCTTCCGCCAGCACATCCCACAGAATCCCCAATTGCGCCAGTTCTTCAATAATGATCTGTTTGCGTGGTGCATCCTGCCATTTGCGCACGAAGCTATCCAGTGAAGCGTACTCGCTATCTTTGAGCATCGTTTTACGGGTGTAATCCTGGAAGGACTCAGTCACCAGTTTGCCATCAGAATCATAATACTGAACGCGCTTAGCCAGCACTTTTACATCCACGCCATTCACATAGAATTTACGGACTTTGTTGTCGTCATCGTCATGGAATTCACCATTGCCCCAATGCTTGTCATGATTAATCTGATAGTCAGCGGCGTCTTCTCGCGCTTTATTGGCGGCATTATCGCCGTCATCTTCCTCATCCAGCTTTTCATTGAAATCGGAATCTTGGTCGGAAATGTCGCTGGGTTTTACCACCAGCACTTTTTCTGGCAAGCCGTCAAAGCGAGGATCGGCAAACAGCTCTGTCGCTTTTTTGAAGTCAAGAATGGTGAACCACAGCTTACCGTGCTTTTCGTTGATTCGCGTGCCGCGCCCGATGATCTGTTTAAATTTGGTCATGGACTGGATGTTTTGATCCAGCACGACCAGCTTGCAAGTCTGCGCATCGACGCCGGTGGTCATCAGTTCAGAGGTTGTGGCGATAACAGGATAATCTTTTTTAGGGTTAATAAAATTATCGAGCTGCGCCTTGCCAATATCATCGTCGCCGGTGATTTTCATCACGTATTTTTCGTTCTTCAACACCTGCTCAGGGTTGAGCACCACCAGCGCATGGCGCATGCGATCGGCGTGATCGATGTCGTTGCAGAAGACAATCGTTTTATCCATCGGGTTAGTACGTTTCAGGTAATCGGTAATGGTCTGCGCCACCAGCATCGTGCGTTCATCAATGACCAGCGTGCGGTCAAAATCTTTCAGGTTGTAGATGCGGTCTTCAATTTCTTTGCCATATTTATCCAACTGCCCTTTGACAGGACGCCAGCCTTGTACATCGACGTCAATATCGACGCGCACCACTTTGTAAGGCGCGAGGAAGCCGTCTTCAATGCCCTCTTTCAGTGAATAGGTGTAAACCGGTTCACCGAAGTAATCGATATTGGAGACCTCTTCGGTTTCTTTCGGCGTGGCCGTCAGACCAACCTGCGTGGCGCTGCCGAA encodes the following:
- the hsdR gene encoding EcoAI/FtnUII family type I restriction enzme subunit R, whose protein sequence is MAGVNKTHLTETDIITKFILPTIKDAGWDDFAQIRQEVKLRDGKIVVRGKLASRIKVKSADIVLYHKPNLPLAVIEAKANKHAISKGMQQGLDYASLLDVPFVFASNGDGFIFHDKTNPQQLESEIALSDFPTPEQLWQKYCVWKGFTQEQLPVISQDYYDDGSGKSPRYYQMQAINRTVDAVSAGKNRILLVMATGTGKTYTAFQIIWRLWKAKHKKRILFLADRNILVDQTKNNDFQPFGTAMTKVTGRTIDPAYEVHLALYQAITGPEEYQKAYKQVAPDFFDLIVIDECHRGSASEDSAWREILEYFGSATQVGLTATPKETEEVSNIDYFGEPVYTYSLKEGIEDGFLAPYKVVRVDIDVDVQGWRPVKGQLDKYGKEIEDRIYNLKDFDRTLVIDERTMLVAQTITDYLKRTNPMDKTIVFCNDIDHADRMRHALVVLNPEQVLKNEKYVMKITGDDDIGKAQLDNFINPKKDYPVIATTSELMTTGVDAQTCKLVVLDQNIQSMTKFKQIIGRGTRINEKHGKLWFTILDFKKATELFADPRFDGLPEKVLVVKPSDISDQDSDFNEKLDEEDDGDNAANKAREDAADYQINHDKHWGNGEFHDDDDNKVRKFYVNGVDVKVLAKRVQYYDSDGKLVTESFQDYTRKTMLKDSEYASLDSFVRKWQDAPRKQIIIEELAQLGILWDVLAEEVGKDLDPFDLLCHVVYGQPPLTRQERAANVRKRNYFTKYAQPAQQVLSTLLDKYADEGVQEIEDVQVLKLKPFDALGRPIEIIKTRFGDKKAYEQAVNELENEIYQLPPRSA